A genome region from Tolypothrix sp. PCC 7712 includes the following:
- a CDS encoding Hsp70 family protein — MEILETVGFDLGHGETAVAKAIVESIEPPQMLEVNNKKNQITALGWHPKLGYLVGEQALIQAGVTRLEISFKEKPKNDAKYRETISTFVANYYRLLKESKQIEGGETTYFYVGCPSGWSVSDRSEYQKLLQSAGIDLLNVVPESRAAFMQAKEAGKLEYEKLLSSVLIVDIGSSTTDFTLVKSLQEIPIDFGSNILGASLIDKAIFERTLAKHEQRNLLEKVFAEYPHHQARCELACRKTKEDYFSNEQLYSDAQSFARGFESINEQIYFIPQVNKLIMEEILHQPLAALAGKSWMQAFCEAVQEAKEQLDKQGIVPKILLMTGGASRMKFTHQICQEIFPEPETLLRPDPEPERCIALGLARVGRWDLRATAFKQEVNKLVESNKLEELISRHIPELIELLTQPLANGLIENAVRPGIKDWQKNKIKTLADLETSMKNRAEDWLQGNIAQQIINNQCISWFNKKIQPDLAAETDPICRKFQIPRSSLRFEDSIDPAFVNPELRIGDAILAETVGLIVNVIIGGGTLASIITLVLTGHFTWPIALVYGASAIAAGMEFNRKGVQDAIKANVDVPGWLRSSFLNDRKIDEMCERIQPELEQVFQEQLTANQEAFDKLIAKVEQGLETALSTKVQEAIILIQ; from the coding sequence ATGGAAATTTTAGAAACAGTCGGTTTTGATTTGGGACATGGTGAAACAGCTGTAGCCAAAGCTATAGTCGAGAGTATTGAACCTCCACAAATGCTGGAGGTGAATAATAAGAAAAATCAAATTACAGCCCTTGGTTGGCATCCTAAATTGGGTTATCTTGTGGGAGAACAAGCTTTAATTCAAGCTGGCGTTACTCGACTAGAAATTTCCTTTAAAGAAAAACCTAAAAATGATGCTAAATATCGCGAAACTATTAGCACATTTGTGGCAAATTACTACCGCTTATTAAAAGAAAGTAAACAAATTGAAGGCGGGGAAACTACATACTTTTATGTGGGTTGTCCTTCTGGGTGGTCAGTGAGCGATCGCAGCGAATATCAAAAGCTACTGCAATCAGCCGGGATTGATTTATTAAATGTTGTTCCTGAGTCGCGGGCTGCTTTTATGCAAGCCAAAGAAGCGGGGAAATTAGAGTATGAAAAGCTACTTTCTTCAGTATTAATTGTTGATATTGGTTCTTCAACTACAGATTTTACCCTGGTGAAAAGTTTACAGGAAATTCCTATAGATTTTGGCAGTAATATTTTAGGTGCATCATTAATTGACAAAGCTATCTTTGAACGCACTCTTGCTAAACATGAGCAAAGAAACTTACTAGAAAAAGTCTTTGCCGAATATCCTCACCACCAAGCACGTTGTGAACTAGCTTGTCGCAAAACTAAAGAAGATTACTTTTCTAATGAACAGCTATATAGCGATGCTCAATCATTTGCCCGTGGTTTTGAGTCTATCAATGAACAAATTTATTTTATCCCCCAAGTTAATAAATTAATTATGGAGGAAATCTTGCATCAACCTTTAGCTGCGTTGGCGGGAAAGAGTTGGATGCAAGCATTTTGTGAAGCAGTCCAAGAAGCAAAAGAACAGCTAGATAAACAAGGAATAGTACCAAAAATTTTGCTGATGACTGGTGGTGCATCGCGGATGAAATTTACCCACCAAATTTGTCAAGAAATATTTCCCGAACCGGAAACACTTCTGCGTCCCGATCCAGAACCAGAACGTTGCATAGCATTAGGTTTAGCACGTGTTGGGAGATGGGATTTGCGGGCTACAGCCTTTAAACAAGAAGTTAACAAACTGGTAGAATCGAACAAGCTAGAAGAATTAATTTCACGGCATATTCCCGAATTAATTGAATTGTTAACCCAGCCTCTAGCCAATGGTTTAATTGAAAATGCCGTGCGCCCAGGAATCAAAGATTGGCAGAAAAATAAAATCAAGACCTTAGCCGATTTAGAAACCTCAATGAAAAATCGCGCAGAAGATTGGTTACAAGGTAATATCGCCCAACAAATAATTAATAATCAATGCATTAGTTGGTTTAACAAAAAAATTCAACCAGACTTAGCAGCAGAAACCGATCCCATCTGCCGAAAATTTCAAATCCCTAGAAGTAGTTTGAGATTTGAAGATAGTATAGACCCAGCTTTTGTTAACCCAGAATTAAGAATTGGCGATGCCATTCTTGCCGAAACTGTAGGGTTGATTGTTAACGTCATCATTGGTGGCGGTACTCTTGCTAGCATCATCACCTTAGTACTCACCGGACATTTTACCTGGCCCATTGCATTAGTATATGGTGCTTCCGCGATCGCAGCCGGAATGGAGTTCAATCGTAAAGGTGTACAAGATGCAATCAAAGCCAATGTAGATGTTCCTGGCTGGTTGCGTTCGAGTTTTTTGAATGACAGAAAAATTGACGAAATGTGCGAGAGAATCCAGCCAGAGTTAGAGCAAGTTTTTCAAGAACAACTGACAGCTAATCAAGAAGCTTTTGATAAGTTAATCGCCAAAGTTGAGCAAGGATTAGAAACTGCACTTTCCACCAAAGTACAAGAAGCAATCATCCTTATCCAATGA
- a CDS encoding nucleotidyl transferase AbiEii/AbiGii toxin family protein produces MTITPQIEIPDKLPFLEKLCWQRVDLQNITLLEMLKIYERGWHYRGILGDLSQTEALFVQDLAKYYDSWLGAQMFVREFHQKIFNVLNQLNANFLLECGAYFGDSTLISLNNGEYRLSKDIDFLCSTGTGYRLLRKAISEHQYNALFNTQNNFKLPREIKADQYGVRFAILADEVLIKFEIIMEGRIELGEPAYPSWSPVPCLNQIDSFAEKLLANSDRWNDSSVESRDLIDLAMQRLKSPIPQQAIDKAEAAYPVIEPLKEAILFFQNHPNYRDKCFTALGIIQASNIIDGIDLMATDFCLEKTARTFSESQAE; encoded by the coding sequence ATGACAATTACACCTCAAATTGAAATACCAGATAAATTGCCCTTCTTAGAAAAATTATGTTGGCAAAGAGTAGATTTGCAAAATATTACTCTTTTAGAAATGCTCAAAATATATGAGCGAGGCTGGCATTATCGAGGTATTTTAGGAGATTTGAGCCAAACAGAAGCATTATTTGTGCAAGATTTAGCTAAATATTATGATTCATGGCTAGGGGCGCAGATGTTTGTTAGGGAATTTCATCAAAAAATTTTTAATGTACTGAATCAACTAAATGCTAATTTCTTATTAGAATGTGGCGCATATTTTGGCGATAGTACTCTAATTAGTTTAAACAATGGCGAATATAGATTAAGCAAAGATATAGATTTTCTCTGTTCTACAGGTACAGGCTATAGGTTATTGCGAAAGGCAATATCTGAACATCAATATAATGCCCTTTTTAATACCCAAAATAACTTCAAATTACCCAGAGAAATCAAGGCTGACCAATATGGTGTGAGATTTGCAATTCTAGCAGATGAAGTTTTAATTAAATTTGAAATTATTATGGAAGGGCGTATCGAATTGGGAGAACCAGCATATCCCAGTTGGTCGCCTGTACCATGCCTAAATCAAATTGATAGTTTTGCGGAAAAACTTTTAGCCAATTCTGATAGATGGAACGATTCTTCTGTAGAATCCAGAGATTTAATTGATTTGGCTATGCAAAGGCTCAAGTCTCCCATTCCTCAGCAAGCTATTGATAAAGCAGAAGCAGCTTATCCTGTGATTGAACCTTTAAAAGAAGCAATATTATTTTTCCAAAATCATCCCAATTATCGCGACAAATGTTTTACGGCTTTGGGAATTATTCAAGCAAGTAACATTATTGATGGTATTGATTTAATGGCGACAGATTTTTGTTTAGAAAAAACAGCCAGAACATTTAGCGAATCTCAAGCAGAATAA
- a CDS encoding AGE family epimerase/isomerase, with the protein MGQDFQELAELYKNTLLHDVLPFWETYSIDWEQGGYFTCLDRQGKVYDTDKFIWLQNRQVWTFSMLYNQLEKRDDWLKIATNGANFLSQHGRDSDGNWYFALTREGEPLVQPYNIFSDCFAAMAFSQYALACGEDWARDIAMQAYNNVLRRKDNPKGKYTKAYPGTRPMKSLAVPMILANLTLEMAWLLPSETLEKVLDLTVQEVMNDFLDKERGLMYESVAPDGSHVDCFEGRLINPGHGIEAMWFIMDIANRRNDTKTINQAVDVVLNILNFAWDDEYGGLYYFMDAKGHPPQQLEWDQKLWWVHLESLVALAMGDRLTGRAECREWYNKMHNYTWSHFADPEYGEWFGYLNRRGEVLLNLKGGKWKGCFHVPRALYLCWQQFEALSSQTVG; encoded by the coding sequence ATGGGGCAGGATTTTCAAGAACTAGCTGAACTTTATAAAAACACGCTGCTGCACGATGTACTCCCATTTTGGGAAACATACTCAATAGATTGGGAACAAGGCGGTTATTTTACTTGCCTGGATCGCCAAGGTAAAGTGTATGACACAGATAAATTTATCTGGTTGCAAAATCGTCAGGTGTGGACTTTCTCGATGCTGTATAACCAGCTAGAGAAACGCGACGATTGGCTAAAAATTGCTACTAATGGTGCGAATTTCCTTTCTCAACATGGTAGAGATAGCGATGGTAACTGGTATTTCGCCTTAACTCGTGAAGGTGAGCCTTTAGTCCAACCTTACAATATTTTTTCTGATTGCTTTGCAGCAATGGCTTTTAGCCAATACGCCCTCGCCTGTGGTGAAGATTGGGCAAGGGATATCGCTATGCAAGCTTACAATAATGTTTTGCGCCGCAAGGATAACCCCAAGGGCAAATATACCAAGGCTTACCCAGGTACACGCCCGATGAAATCCTTGGCTGTACCGATGATTTTAGCTAACCTCACCCTGGAAATGGCATGGTTACTACCCAGCGAAACCTTAGAGAAAGTCCTAGATTTAACAGTTCAGGAAGTGATGAACGATTTCCTCGACAAAGAACGAGGGCTAATGTATGAAAGCGTTGCGCCGGACGGTTCTCACGTAGATTGTTTTGAGGGGAGATTAATTAACCCCGGACATGGTATCGAAGCGATGTGGTTCATTATGGATATTGCCAACCGCCGCAATGATACCAAAACCATTAACCAAGCGGTGGATGTGGTGCTAAATATCCTGAATTTCGCTTGGGATGATGAATATGGCGGTTTGTATTACTTCATGGATGCAAAGGGACATCCTCCCCAACAACTGGAATGGGATCAAAAGCTGTGGTGGGTGCATTTAGAATCTTTGGTGGCGTTAGCAATGGGCGATCGCTTAACGGGGCGTGCTGAATGCCGAGAATGGTATAATAAGATGCATAATTATACTTGGTCGCACTTTGCCGATCCTGAATATGGTGAGTGGTTTGGGTATTTAAATCGGCGTGGGGAAGTATTGTTAAATCTTAAAGGCGGTAAATGGAAAGGCTGTTTTCATGTACCCCGTGCCTTGTATCTTTGTTGGCAACAATTTGAGGCGTTGAGTTCACAAACTGTTGGATAA
- a CDS encoding DUF4089 domain-containing protein — MESREFDVGEYVEQMALLVNLQLRDEYRDGVVANFERIKAIAQLVNDFPIAEEVEVAPVFEP, encoded by the coding sequence ATGGAAAGTCGAGAATTCGATGTGGGTGAGTATGTTGAGCAGATGGCGTTGTTGGTAAATTTACAACTGCGGGATGAGTACCGTGATGGAGTGGTGGCAAATTTTGAGAGAATCAAAGCGATCGCTCAACTCGTGAATGATTTTCCTATAGCTGAAGAAGTTGAAGTTGCACCTGTGTTTGAACCATGA
- a CDS encoding Asp-tRNA(Asn)/Glu-tRNA(Gln) amidotransferase GatCAB subunit A yields MNDAVSIAAAIRAGKVSAVEVTKDALATIAARDREINAFTAVIAETALADAARIDKEIAQGNNPGALAGVPFAVKNLFDVAGLTTLAGAKINAENPPASQDATLVARLKQAGAVLVGALNMDEYAYGFMTENAHYGATHNPHDLQRVTGGSSGGSAAAVAAGLVPLTLGSDTNGSIRVPAAFCGIFGLKPTYGRLSRAGVALFSTSFDHVGPFARSVRDIATAFDILQGEDDRDPVCTKRPPELCLPQIHEDISGIRFAIAGDYYTQGAEPEALLAVEQVARALNVTEYVTLPESHRARAAAFVITASEGANLHIERLRSRPQDFDFATRDRFLAGALIPSQWYLQAQRFRRWYRDRVREIFQNVDIILAPTTPMVAPLIGQTTMVLDGQEIIIRPHLGLFTQPLSFIGLPVISVPIQRPNALPLGVQLIAAPYNEALILKVASFLEAQGIVSAPVV; encoded by the coding sequence ATGAATGATGCTGTATCAATAGCGGCGGCTATACGTGCGGGTAAGGTTAGCGCTGTGGAAGTTACTAAAGATGCTTTAGCCACAATTGCGGCGCGCGATCGCGAAATCAATGCTTTTACGGCGGTAATTGCGGAAACTGCTTTGGCTGATGCAGCACGCATCGATAAGGAAATTGCCCAAGGTAACAATCCTGGTGCTTTGGCGGGTGTACCTTTTGCCGTGAAAAACCTCTTTGATGTCGCTGGGTTAACAACTCTCGCAGGTGCAAAAATTAATGCCGAAAATCCCCCAGCTAGCCAAGATGCAACCTTAGTAGCCAGGTTGAAACAAGCTGGTGCGGTGTTGGTGGGTGCGTTAAATATGGATGAGTACGCCTATGGGTTTATGACAGAAAATGCCCATTATGGTGCTACTCATAATCCCCATGATTTACAGCGTGTCACTGGCGGTTCTTCAGGTGGTTCGGCGGCGGCTGTAGCTGCGGGGTTGGTTCCGTTAACGCTGGGTTCTGATACTAACGGTTCGATTCGCGTTCCGGCTGCCTTTTGTGGAATTTTTGGTTTAAAACCGACTTACGGTAGGTTATCGCGGGCTGGGGTAGCTTTATTTTCCACCAGTTTTGACCATGTTGGCCCCTTTGCTCGTTCGGTGCGGGATATTGCGACGGCTTTTGATATTCTCCAAGGAGAAGACGATCGCGATCCGGTATGTACAAAACGCCCACCGGAATTATGTTTACCTCAAATTCACGAAGATATATCTGGTATTAGATTTGCCATTGCTGGGGATTACTATACTCAGGGTGCAGAACCGGAAGCCTTGTTAGCAGTGGAACAAGTCGCCCGGGCTTTGAATGTAACTGAGTATGTAACGCTACCAGAATCCCATCGCGCCAGGGCTGCAGCGTTTGTGATTACCGCCAGCGAAGGCGCAAATCTGCATATAGAGAGATTGCGATCGCGTCCCCAAGATTTTGATTTTGCCACACGCGATCGCTTTTTAGCTGGGGCTTTAATCCCGAGTCAATGGTATTTGCAAGCCCAGAGATTTAGAAGATGGTATCGCGATCGCGTGCGAGAAATCTTTCAAAATGTCGATATAATTCTGGCACCAACTACACCAATGGTAGCGCCATTAATTGGGCAAACCACGATGGTTTTAGATGGACAAGAAATTATCATTCGTCCCCATCTGGGATTATTTACGCAACCATTATCTTTTATTGGCTTACCTGTCATCTCAGTACCAATTCAACGCCCCAACGCTTTACCTTTAGGCGTGCAATTAATAGCCGCACCCTATAATGAAGCCTTAATTTTAAAAGTCGCATCTTTCCTCGAAGCGCAGGGTATAGTCTCAGCGCCAGTGGTTTGA
- a CDS encoding 2-hydroxyacid dehydrogenase, which yields MKVAVFSTKAYDRQFLEAANSSKQHELVFFEPRLDRDTAILAAGFPAVCPFVHDQVDASTLKILAANGTRLVSLRCAGFNNVDLNAAAELGIRVSRVPAYSPYGVAEHAVGLILSLNRKIHHAYNRVRDGNFSLNRLLGFNLHGRTVGIVGTGKIGLILGQIMRGFGCNILAYDVYQNPGIEAMGGKYVELPELFAKSDIISLHCPLTPETHHLINENAIAQMKPGVMLINTSRGSLIDTQAVIEGLKSGQIGYLGVDVYEQESELFFEDLSGEIIQDDTFQRLTTFPNVLITGHQAFFTEEALHNIAETTLSNITDFEQGRDCPYEICPQPQPGHNKVLVS from the coding sequence ATGAAAGTAGCAGTCTTCAGTACTAAAGCCTACGACCGGCAGTTTTTGGAAGCTGCAAATTCTTCTAAACAGCACGAATTGGTATTCTTTGAACCACGTTTAGATAGAGACACCGCCATTTTAGCAGCTGGCTTTCCAGCCGTTTGTCCCTTTGTCCATGACCAGGTTGACGCTTCCACTTTAAAAATTCTCGCCGCAAACGGAACTCGCCTGGTTTCTCTCCGTTGTGCCGGATTTAACAACGTAGATCTCAATGCAGCAGCAGAATTAGGAATTCGAGTATCACGTGTTCCAGCTTACTCGCCCTATGGTGTCGCAGAACACGCCGTAGGCTTGATTTTAAGCCTCAATCGCAAAATTCATCACGCCTATAACCGAGTTCGAGATGGTAATTTCTCCCTCAATCGCTTGCTAGGATTCAATCTGCATGGACGCACAGTCGGGATTGTTGGAACAGGCAAAATCGGTTTAATTTTAGGGCAAATTATGAGAGGTTTTGGCTGTAACATCCTTGCCTATGATGTCTATCAAAACCCTGGAATAGAAGCAATGGGTGGTAAATATGTAGAATTACCAGAACTATTCGCTAAATCTGACATCATCTCCCTACATTGTCCCCTAACTCCAGAAACTCATCACCTAATCAATGAAAATGCGATCGCGCAAATGAAACCAGGTGTGATGTTAATTAACACCAGCCGAGGTTCCCTTATCGATACCCAAGCCGTGATTGAAGGCTTAAAATCCGGTCAAATTGGTTATCTTGGTGTTGATGTATACGAGCAAGAATCAGAATTATTCTTTGAAGATTTGTCAGGGGAAATCATTCAAGACGACACCTTTCAACGCCTGACAACATTCCCCAACGTCTTAATCACCGGACATCAAGCCTTCTTTACAGAAGAAGCCCTACATAATATCGCGGAGACAACTCTATCAAATATTACTGACTTTGAACAGGGAAGAGACTGCCCCTACGAAATCTGTCCCCAACCCCAACCCGGACATAATAAGGTCTTGGTAAGCTAA
- a CDS encoding DUF5615 family PIN-like protein translates to MSLIRLYLDEDAESNRLLQALRARGVDVVTVAEAGMISCSDEKQLNWALKNQRVIYSFNLRDFYRLHTIVLESEQSHAGIILAQQGYSVGEQMRRLLKIIAAN, encoded by the coding sequence ATGAGTTTAATTCGTTTATATTTAGATGAAGATGCAGAAAGTAACAGACTGTTGCAAGCTTTGCGTGCTCGTGGTGTAGATGTGGTTACTGTCGCAGAAGCAGGAATGATATCTTGTAGTGATGAAAAGCAACTGAATTGGGCTTTAAAAAATCAACGAGTCATTTACAGTTTTAATCTGCGAGACTTTTATCGGTTGCACACAATTGTATTAGAAAGCGAACAATCTCACGCTGGTATTATCTTGGCACAGCAAGGTTACTCTGTAGGTGAGCAAATGCGCCGCCTATTGAAAATAATTGCAGCCAATTGA
- a CDS encoding DUF433 domain-containing protein — translation MVASIDIGTLITRDPKLHSGRPIIAGTGTSVGRIAALYKQGYSAEEIAADKPHLTLVQIYAALTYYHANQAEIDTDLAEEQAAYEELAALHYSKQHQQ, via the coding sequence TTGGTAGCTAGCATTGATATCGGTACGCTAATTACAAGAGACCCTAAATTGCATAGCGGTCGTCCCATAATTGCCGGAACAGGCACATCTGTAGGCCGAATAGCAGCTTTGTACAAGCAAGGTTATAGCGCCGAAGAAATTGCTGCGGATAAACCTCACTTAACACTCGTACAAATTTATGCAGCACTAACTTATTATCACGCTAACCAAGCAGAAATTGATACAGATTTAGCCGAAGAACAAGCAGCCTATGAGGAATTAGCAGCACTCCACTACAGTAAACAGCATCAACAATGA